The Macaca thibetana thibetana isolate TM-01 chromosome 19, ASM2454274v1, whole genome shotgun sequence genome has a segment encoding these proteins:
- the HSPB6 gene encoding heat shock protein beta-6, with translation MEIPVPVQPSWLRRASAPLPGLSAPGRLFDQRFGEGLLEAELAALCPTTLAPYYLRAPSVALPVAQVPTDPGHFSVLLDVKHFSPEEIAVKVVGEHVEVHARHEERPDEHGFVAREFHRRYRLPPGVDPAAVTSALSPEGVLSIQAAPASTQAPPPAAAK, from the exons ATGGAGATCCCGGTGCCTGTGCAGCCGTCTTGGCTGCGCCGTGCCTCGGCCCCGTTGCCCGGACTTTCGGCGCCCGGACGCCTCTTTGACCAGCGCTTCGGCGAGGGGCTGCTGGAGGCCGAGCTGGCTGCGCTCTGCCCCACCACCCTCGCCCCCTACTACCTGCGCGCACCCAGCGTGGCGCTGCCCGTCGCCCAG GTGCCGACAGACCCCGGCCACTTCTCGGTGCTGCTGGACGTGAAGCACTTCTCGCCGGAGGAAATTGCTGTCAAGGTGGTGGGCGAACACGTGGAGGTGCACGCGCGCCACGAGGAACGCCCG gaTGAGCACGGATTCGTCGCGCGCGAGTTCCACCGCCGCTACCGCCTGCCGCCTGGCGTGGATCCGGCTGCCGTGACGTCTGCGCTGTCCCCCGAGGGCGTCCTGTCCATCCAGGCCGCACCAGCGTCGACCCAGGCCCCACCGCCAGCCGCAGCCAAGTAG